From the genome of Nicotiana tabacum cultivar K326 chromosome 2, ASM71507v2, whole genome shotgun sequence:
GACCCCCTAATTGTTGACTAGTTGCATGACATCTTGAATCAATAACTTGATATTCAAATAAGAAGATCCACTTTCTTGCATTGCCTCCTTTGACATTATTGCTAAttcctttgttctttttcttctttctttactTTCAAATCCTTCATTCATGAGTTGATTTATTGCTTTCTTGACTTCCTCCTTCTTAACCAAAACTTTATTCTTCTCTTCAATCCCAACTCGAATTCCAATCTTTAAAACATCCACTATTAACTTCTCATTGTAAAATTGATCAGCAAACATTGGAAAAGTAATCATTGGTACTCCACAAGTAATTCCTTCTAAAGTCGAATTCCATCCACAATGCGTTAAGAATCCTCCGACCGACGGGTGAGATAAGATCATAAGTTGCGGTGCCCAACCTTTAATAATTATGCCTCTTCCTTTTACCTTCTCTTCAAAATTTTCATCACTTAGCCATTTCTTAACTTCTGATGAAACATTTAATCCTCTAATTATCCATACAAAAGGCACATTTGATGATTCCAACCCTAATCCAATTTCTTTTATTTGCAAGAATGACATGTGACAAAGGCTACCAAATGAAACATAAACCACAGATTTTGGCTTCATTGAATTAAGCCAAGTCAAATAACTATGCTCATTATCGACAGAACCCTCGTTACCTCTGTTAATTATCTCATCCACTTTTTTGTTGCATAATGATACTGGACCAACACAAAAaacatttttcatgatttttttgTATTCATCAACATAAAATGGCTCCAATTCGTCGAACGTATTAATCAACGTACCTCGTGCCAAATTTTGTGACCATTTAATTTGGTGTACAACACTTTGAACATCATCAGATTGCTTTGTTGTAGTCTCATTAGGTAGCTGGGAATTTCTAGTTTCAATTTCTTGAGAACAAAGGAGAGCAAAACAAGAAATTGTTTGGAAAACATAccttggaatcttgaatttgtcAGCTATTTCTTGTGTCCAAGATAGACCACCTGTTGAAACAATACAACTTGGTTTTGTTTCcaatttttgaattattttttctaGTGGTTTTTTTAGTGTTTCACAAGctaaaaaaaattctttgtaTAAATTTGTTGAAGGAAGTGAATCCATATTTTCACATCCCTTAGGCAAACCAAGTTCTTCACATGGGAAATGTAGGGGAATGAGTTGGATTTTGAGGTTAAATTTCAAAGACTGAGTGATTAATGATTTGTACCTTTGTGCATTGAGGGGTGTGGTAATAATAGAGACATTAATTCCATGTTGGGCTAGTAATTTTGCAAAATCAGTTAAAGGTATTATATGGCTTTGGGACATTAGGGGAATCAATAGGAAATGGAGTTGTTTATCTTGGGAAATCATTGTGAATAATAAAGCTTAATTTGCATATAATGGTCTAAGTAATGTTTATTTCACTAGCTCTCATGGGTGAAATTTATAGCAAAAAGAAATTAAATTCTGAATTAGAATGGATTAATTACTTACCAAAAATTCACGAGATCTATAGCATATGCAATCGAATTCTGAATTATAGTAGTGTGACCTGTACTATCAATTGAGAAAGGTTATAATTAGCTTACCAAAATCTAATGTTTTAGTTTAGATATGTTTATTAGttacataaaaaaaatgatttccAAGGAAAGTACTTAACAACTTACTAAAATTTAGTGAATTTTCACACGAAATCAACTTTCTGTTATAACAAAATAAACGGAGTCTAAGCGGTCACAACAttttattgatattgattgagGAATTTGATAGAGTTTAGTTGACAATCCATCCATAAATTTAGACAGCAATAACCTTCTTAACCAAAGCATCACGACAAGTAAACAACATCCAAAGTGACCTTTGGATTAATATATACAACAAATTTGATTTATAACGACAAATGTTTTTGTCACTAAAAGGCTTTATTTCGTCACTAAATATCTTTTCTGACCAAATTTTTTTGTCAATTCTTCGTAGCCATAAATGGGTCACTAAAAGTTTACAAAGACGATTTAGTGGTTCGTCGCTAAATGAAGTTACATTAGCGACAAATTTGTTATTTCGTCCCCAAATATATTGAATCAGTGACGAGCTTGTTTGTTAgaaaaagtttaatttttttgtaGTAGAAAATAACTTTTGTCACTAAATAAATTCTTAATACCGACAAAACAAATTTGTCACTAATTTTTATCTTGATTAGTGACAATTCTAATTGTCTCTAAAGTGGTATCTAATTTGTACTTGAAAAATGTGATTTTGTAACTGAAGATATGCAAATTTTAAGAAAACGTTTTCGTCCCTAAATGTATAGAATTAAAGACAAATTTGTTTGTATAGAGAACTGTAACGATTTGCGACTGAAAGGTATTTGGCAATGATTATATATGTTTCGTACTATTTACCATTTTTTAGATAAAgggattattttaatatttagaaTTTATATAAGTAATAATGAATATTCTATAATTGAATATAATACATTATTTTTGCAAATTTTTATGTTTATCGAACAAATTGTTAAAAAATGCAGAATCTTTATTTCTAATAGAGGATTATTTACAATATTCAGGATTATGGGAATACAAAGATGAggataaaaaatatatacacaaACATGAGTAGAGGAGTAAAAAATATGACATTTACACTGTATTTTACAAAGATTTCAGTCTCAAATCCTCAACTAACATCAAGAAACTTCAACTAACACTTAATACATTCACCATTTCTCAATGCTTTTGCTTTAACCAACcctattttaaaatcttttgaTTCTTGACTGCATAGTTTCTTTTTCTGTTTGCCACGGATCTCTTCTTGCTTGGCTCTGTGTCTCGCCCATGTTTTGGCTTGAAGAGCCTCATATTGGTGAAGGCATGACTTTGTTTGTCAAAGAAAAAAGACAGGTAAAGACATGACATCAACAGAAAAACATAGAAGATTTACGAGtttaaataaaaagagaagaaagacaaACCTATAGATCTTTCGTGAAACAGTCAATGGTGGCAGAGTTTTGAAGAAACAGAGCCACTTTTTCATGAGGGAGAAGTCGGGAGATGTGAAACTGCAAATCAGTATACAGTTTTAATTTGTGGGAATGAGCATTTCATccgtcacgacccaatttca
Proteins encoded in this window:
- the LOC107778097 gene encoding UDP-glycosyltransferase 73C3-like, which codes for MISQDKQLHFLLIPLMSQSHIIPLTDFAKLLAQHGINVSIITTPLNAQRYKSLITQSLKFNLKIQLIPLHFPCEELGLPKGCENMDSLPSTNLYKEFFLACETLKKPLEKIIQKLETKPSCIVSTGGLSWTQEIADKFKIPRYVFQTISCFALLCSQEIETRNSQLPNETTTKQSDDVQSVVHQIKWSQNLARGTLINTFDELEPFYVDEYKKIMKNVFCVGPVSLCNKKVDEIINRGNEGSVDNEHSYLTWLNSMKPKSVVYVSFGSLCHMSFLQIKEIGLGLESSNVPFVWIIRGLNVSSEVKKWLSDENFEEKVKGRGIIIKGWAPQLMILSHPSVGGFLTHCGWNSTLEGITCGVPMITFPMFADQFYNEKLIVDVLKIGIRVGIEEKNKVLVKKEEVKKAINQLMNEGFESKERRKRTKELAIMSKEAMQESGSSYLNIKLLIQDVMQLVNN